A genomic segment from Chitinophaga niabensis encodes:
- a CDS encoding sensor histidine kinase: MQAIRYITLLLFFLAFSRIADAQGLVIRNYNVKDGLANATVYGAVQDAEGFIWFATPTGVSKFDGKRFRNYTKKDGLTDNDVIKLAADSRGRVWFFTNNGKPSFYSKPSVHNEENDSSLRFNSRSQYIQYAFEDKARVTWFLNSGGSVFSYNGRQTSLGKLGTSGNKLAASETSQTDVFFFLRTETVYRSLQRSLNLPSVKDSNNAYQKIFLTALSPVQAPVFKERIKKQPVIITDNVLYSYSPKDIIPFFKGEDWGITEEISSICIDRDNLWIGSQRALYLIRDYFKGEKKISKLLYNHYITSILNDRDGNIWITTYGDGVYHIPFKHFYFGYFDNTNGLYSHSVYSVYKDRRNGLLYIGENAGMLNTMDREGAIHRLTLDSTLGRNSIFGILPLPQGQEVVIGTDNGIYQYAPGYKKPREILNMKAVKDMEMTPSGKLRVVTRSKLLSGLEFKPTDLGGLETLITSIACLSDTSYYLGTGSGLYFSNGGMPYPIQQDPRLSQSIKDLQWIDGYLWIGTSDQGIFVLKNNQIIRHFKVSDKLVSDICQQLYYDGQGRLYVATNRGVSVIDTKERVLLRNITSNDGLMSDDIRGLCHSGDTLYVATSNGLCYFSRDHIPVDTIPPTVYLNVIRYGDSSFPAYPYFTHLYERGSTFEVEFGAIAYDLPELVEYQYNFSNDTSGGWVTTMSNIIPYPKLQPGEYKLLIRARKYKSNWSEPVSLNISILPQWYQEWWARGILVLLGLLAIILILRYIIGRIKGGEKRKTEYNRRIAELEAKALTNQMNPHFIFNSLNSVQHLILEKEEKQALNFLADFATLMRQMLNNSRKSYISLEDEIAFLARYLELEKIRFANSFVYKFEMSDELREYTVYIPPMLIQPILENAIKHGLAPKNGSGHLLVKLEMHGDLLYCAVDDDGIGWEHANNIKSGKLAKHESTALSVIRERLQIIKSFNGSVGKLEIIDKFKSGFGNKEGTLVEILIPIVKML; this comes from the coding sequence ATGCAAGCCATCCGTTATATAACATTGCTGCTTTTTTTCCTGGCCTTCTCCCGCATCGCCGATGCACAGGGGCTGGTGATCCGCAATTATAATGTAAAGGATGGGCTTGCCAACGCTACCGTATACGGCGCCGTACAGGACGCCGAAGGTTTCATCTGGTTTGCCACACCCACCGGCGTGAGCAAATTTGATGGAAAACGTTTCCGCAATTACACCAAAAAAGATGGCCTCACGGATAATGACGTGATCAAACTGGCCGCCGATTCCAGGGGAAGGGTATGGTTCTTCACCAATAACGGGAAACCCTCTTTTTATAGCAAACCCAGCGTACATAACGAAGAAAACGATTCATCACTCCGTTTCAACAGCCGCAGCCAATATATTCAATATGCCTTTGAGGACAAGGCCAGGGTTACCTGGTTCCTGAACAGCGGGGGCAGCGTTTTTAGTTACAATGGACGCCAAACCTCTCTTGGTAAACTTGGCACCTCAGGCAATAAACTGGCAGCCTCTGAAACATCGCAAACAGATGTGTTTTTCTTCCTCAGAACAGAAACAGTTTACCGCTCCCTGCAACGCAGCCTGAACCTCCCCAGTGTAAAAGACAGTAACAATGCTTACCAGAAGATCTTCCTCACGGCGCTTTCGCCCGTGCAGGCTCCGGTGTTTAAAGAAAGGATCAAAAAACAACCTGTGATCATTACGGATAATGTGCTGTATTCTTATTCTCCGAAAGACATCATTCCTTTCTTCAAAGGGGAGGACTGGGGTATCACGGAGGAGATCAGCAGCATCTGCATAGACCGGGATAACCTCTGGATAGGCAGCCAGCGTGCGTTGTACCTGATACGCGATTATTTCAAAGGGGAAAAGAAGATCAGTAAACTCCTGTATAATCACTACATCACCTCTATCCTCAACGACCGGGATGGCAACATCTGGATCACAACGTATGGGGACGGGGTGTATCATATCCCCTTCAAACATTTCTATTTCGGTTACTTCGATAATACCAATGGTCTTTATTCCCACTCTGTTTACAGCGTGTACAAAGACCGGCGGAACGGACTCCTGTATATCGGTGAGAATGCCGGCATGCTGAACACCATGGACCGGGAAGGCGCTATTCACCGCCTGACGCTGGACTCCACGCTGGGCAGGAATAGTATTTTCGGCATCCTGCCGCTGCCACAGGGGCAGGAAGTAGTGATCGGCACAGATAACGGCATCTATCAATATGCCCCCGGTTATAAAAAGCCAAGGGAGATCCTGAACATGAAGGCGGTGAAGGATATGGAAATGACACCCTCCGGCAAGCTGAGGGTAGTGACCCGCAGCAAGCTGTTAAGTGGTTTGGAGTTCAAACCAACAGACCTTGGTGGATTGGAAACCCTGATCACCTCTATTGCCTGCCTCAGTGATACCTCTTATTACCTGGGTACCGGCAGTGGCCTGTATTTCAGTAATGGCGGCATGCCATATCCTATTCAGCAGGATCCCCGCCTGAGCCAGAGTATCAAGGACCTGCAGTGGATTGACGGGTATCTCTGGATAGGCACCAGCGACCAGGGGATCTTTGTGCTGAAGAATAACCAGATCATCCGGCACTTTAAGGTGAGCGACAAGCTGGTAAGCGATATCTGCCAGCAATTGTATTACGATGGGCAGGGCAGGTTGTATGTGGCCACCAATCGTGGTGTTTCCGTGATCGATACAAAGGAACGCGTGCTGCTGCGCAACATTACCTCCAACGATGGCCTGATGAGTGACGACATCCGGGGGCTTTGCCACTCCGGCGATACCTTATATGTAGCTACTTCAAACGGGCTGTGTTATTTCTCCCGGGACCACATTCCCGTAGATACCATCCCGCCAACCGTATACCTGAATGTGATACGTTACGGAGACAGTAGTTTTCCGGCTTATCCTTATTTCACGCATTTATATGAAAGGGGCAGCACCTTTGAGGTGGAATTTGGTGCCATTGCATACGATCTGCCGGAACTGGTGGAATACCAGTATAATTTCTCCAACGATACTTCCGGTGGCTGGGTAACCACCATGAGTAATATTATACCTTACCCTAAACTGCAGCCGGGAGAGTATAAGCTGCTGATCCGTGCCCGCAAATATAAGAGCAACTGGAGTGAGCCCGTGTCCCTGAACATTTCCATTTTACCGCAATGGTACCAGGAGTGGTGGGCAAGAGGCATCCTGGTGCTGCTGGGTTTACTGGCTATCATATTGATACTCCGTTATATAATAGGAAGGATCAAAGGAGGGGAGAAGCGGAAAACGGAGTATAACCGCCGTATCGCAGAGCTGGAGGCAAAGGCACTTACTAACCAGATGAACCCGCACTTCATCTTTAATTCCCTCAACTCTGTGCAGCACCTGATATTGGAAAAAGAAGAGAAGCAGGCCCTGAACTTCCTGGCAGACTTTGCCACGCTCATGCGCCAGATGCTCAATAATTCCAGGAAATCGTACATTTCCCTGGAAGATGAGATCGCCTTCCTTGCCAGGTACCTGGAGCTGGAAAAGATCCGTTTTGCCAATTCTTTCGTTTATAAGTTCGAAATGAGTGACGAACTCAGGGAATATACTGTATACATTCCGCCTATGCTCATTCAGCCAATTTTAGAAAATGCCATCAAACACGGCCTTGCCCCCAAGAACGGGAGCGGGCACCTGCTGGTGAAGCTTGAGATGCATGGAGACCTGCTCTACTGTGCCGTTGACGACGACGGTATAGGCTGGGAGCATGCCAACAATATCAAGAGCGGAAAGCTGGCAAAACATGAATCCACCGCCCTGAGCGTAATCCGGGAAAGGCTCCAGATTATTAAATCTTTTAATGGAAGCGTTGGAAAGTTAGAAATTATTGATAAATTTAAGTCTGGATTCGGCAACAAGGAAGGTACCTTGGTTGAAATCCTGATTCCCATTGTAAAGATGTTATGA
- a CDS encoding LytR/AlgR family response regulator transcription factor has translation MSIIKAAIVDDEVRNIHILRNILENYCKDVKVIGEAQNIHEAAEMIKNNPIDVLFLDIEMPPHNGFQLLEMFPVLNFEVIFITAFQEYALQAIKFAALDYLLKPIKVSEVEDALEKVKRSKKGRLNELASILKDYVKNNDNAFSKIVIPVNDGYNVIDLKDIIYCEAFDSYTKIQLINNVSHLISKSLKEYEEMLSDKGFYRVHKSFLINIHHIVKIIKGLGTAVIMSDQKNIPISSRKKDEFFTQLKGVINL, from the coding sequence ATGAGTATTATTAAAGCTGCCATTGTTGACGACGAGGTCCGCAACATACATATCCTTCGAAACATTTTAGAGAATTACTGCAAGGATGTAAAGGTGATAGGCGAAGCACAAAATATCCATGAGGCCGCGGAAATGATCAAAAATAACCCTATTGATGTATTGTTTCTGGATATTGAAATGCCCCCGCACAACGGGTTTCAGCTACTGGAGATGTTCCCTGTCCTCAACTTTGAAGTAATTTTCATAACAGCGTTTCAGGAATATGCGCTTCAGGCTATTAAGTTTGCGGCACTGGATTATTTGCTCAAGCCTATCAAGGTAAGTGAGGTGGAAGATGCGTTGGAGAAAGTGAAGCGGAGCAAAAAAGGCCGTCTGAACGAACTGGCCTCCATTTTAAAGGACTATGTTAAGAATAACGATAATGCGTTCTCCAAGATCGTTATACCGGTGAATGACGGCTACAACGTGATTGACCTGAAAGATATCATCTACTGCGAAGCTTTTGACAGCTACACCAAAATACAGCTCATCAATAACGTATCCCATCTCATTTCCAAGTCCCTGAAGGAGTATGAGGAGATGTTATCCGATAAGGGTTTTTACCGTGTTCACAAGTCTTTCCTCATCAATATCCATCATATCGTAAAGATCATCAAAGGATTAGGCACCGCCGTGATCATGAGCGATCAAAAGAACATCCCCATATCTTCCCGTAAGAAGGACGAATTCTTTACACAACTGAAAGGGGTGATCAACCTCTAA
- a CDS encoding trypsin-like peptidase domain-containing protein → MRFQQVAATFLISVLTAAGSIFVYSKYFAPKPEGSFQNGSDDIPVNYAKYMPGTIPHDNLTPPTDFQQAAKIGTPGVVHIKTKVNPKQVNNNLQKRRSLIEEFFGEQFDEEEGGRRYYIPGQMASGSGVLISDDGFIVTNNHVVDDADEISVTLSNNKTYTAKVIGTDPNTDLAVIRIDAHNLPYLLYGNSDEIQVGQWVLAVGYPLNLETTVTAGIVSAKSRAIGINTRQRRSAIESFIQTDAAVNQGNSGGALINTAGELVGINSAIASPTGAYAGYSYAIPVNLVRKVVNDLMKFGNVQRAYLGIEYQDPSQMSESQLRALNMSRDLAGIKVLGVPATGAAAAAGIKEGDIITKINGVNTSSVPELMEQISRYKPGDKVSINYTRNDKEYTASAILKNLDGNTGIVKPGVLDYLGAELRPLPKEIAQRLGMEGGVMVTNVNSGIIKKQTNMKSNFVILKAGNAKIESVDALKNALQGKKSVRLEGFYMTDRQANIYYYDLDLSNSVAF, encoded by the coding sequence ATGAGATTCCAGCAAGTTGCCGCCACTTTTTTAATCAGCGTACTTACAGCCGCGGGGAGCATATTTGTTTACAGCAAATATTTTGCGCCAAAACCGGAAGGTTCGTTCCAGAACGGTTCAGACGATATTCCCGTGAATTACGCCAAATACATGCCCGGTACCATTCCCCACGATAACCTGACGCCGCCTACGGATTTTCAGCAGGCAGCGAAAATAGGCACACCGGGAGTGGTGCATATCAAAACAAAGGTCAACCCCAAGCAGGTGAACAATAACCTGCAGAAAAGAAGGAGTTTGATCGAAGAGTTCTTTGGAGAGCAGTTTGACGAAGAGGAAGGCGGCCGCCGGTATTATATACCAGGCCAGATGGCTTCCGGTTCCGGCGTACTGATCTCGGATGATGGGTTCATTGTTACCAACAATCACGTGGTGGACGATGCGGATGAAATATCCGTGACCCTCAGCAATAATAAAACGTACACGGCCAAGGTGATCGGTACTGATCCGAATACAGACCTGGCCGTGATCAGGATAGATGCTCATAACCTGCCTTACCTGCTCTACGGTAATTCAGACGAGATCCAGGTAGGTCAATGGGTATTGGCCGTAGGTTATCCGCTGAACCTGGAAACCACGGTAACAGCGGGTATTGTGAGCGCCAAATCCCGCGCGATAGGCATTAACACCCGTCAGCGCAGGTCCGCCATCGAATCCTTTATTCAAACGGATGCGGCGGTGAACCAGGGCAACAGCGGCGGGGCACTGATCAATACTGCCGGGGAACTGGTAGGGATCAATTCCGCTATTGCTTCTCCAACAGGGGCTTACGCAGGTTATTCCTACGCCATCCCGGTGAACCTGGTGAGAAAAGTGGTGAACGACCTGATGAAGTTCGGAAATGTGCAAAGGGCTTACCTGGGCATTGAATACCAGGACCCCTCCCAGATGTCTGAATCCCAGTTACGTGCATTGAACATGAGCAGGGACCTGGCAGGGATCAAGGTACTGGGTGTTCCGGCCACAGGCGCTGCCGCGGCGGCCGGTATTAAAGAAGGAGATATTATAACAAAGATAAACGGGGTGAATACCTCTTCTGTTCCTGAATTAATGGAGCAGATCAGCCGATACAAACCAGGTGACAAAGTGAGTATTAATTATACACGCAATGACAAAGAGTACACGGCCAGCGCAATCCTGAAGAACCTCGACGGGAATACGGGCATTGTAAAGCCGGGCGTACTCGATTACCTGGGGGCTGAACTGAGGCCTTTACCCAAAGAAATTGCCCAGCGCCTGGGCATGGAAGGCGGCGTGATGGTCACTAATGTAAACAGCGGGATCATTAAGAAACAGACGAATATGAAATCCAATTTCGTGATCCTGAAAGCAGGCAATGCAAAGATCGAATCAGTAGATGCGCTGAAAAATGCTTTACAGGGTAAGAAATCAGTGAGGCTGGAAGGATTTTATATGACGGACCGCCAGGCGAATATTTATTACTACGATCTCGATCTGAGTAATAGTGTAGCATTCTAA
- a CDS encoding acyl-CoA reductase — MMELSQKLTALQRLGAYMSGQGTEEERETLQEVKQRAYVQNGWFTPEFIDLAIRNICQYYLDKAQLEQWLDKYPGFGQPARQKKVGIVAAGNIPLVGFHDWLTGFLSGHEVRIKLSSKDNVLLPHLLNKLQEWYPGAAAYTSVQDMLKDCDAYIATGSNNSARYFNYYFAKYPHIIRRNRTSVAILQGNETREELEALADDVMLYFGLGCRNVTKVYVPEGYTFGPLLEAFTKYAYMADHNKYKNNFDYNLALFLLNTTPCLTNDSILLQENESIFSPISVLHYGYYSNREELEAQLRENEDLQCLVAKDAIPFGQAQKPSLNDYADGVDTAAFLRSL, encoded by the coding sequence ATGATGGAATTATCGCAAAAATTAACAGCACTGCAGCGCCTGGGAGCGTATATGAGCGGTCAGGGTACGGAAGAAGAGCGGGAAACGCTGCAGGAAGTGAAGCAGCGGGCGTATGTGCAAAATGGCTGGTTTACCCCGGAATTCATTGACCTGGCCATCCGTAATATCTGCCAATATTACCTGGATAAGGCCCAATTGGAGCAATGGCTGGATAAATATCCCGGATTCGGGCAACCCGCCCGGCAAAAAAAAGTGGGGATCGTAGCCGCAGGGAATATTCCCCTGGTAGGGTTCCACGATTGGCTGACCGGTTTCCTCAGCGGGCATGAGGTCCGTATTAAACTCTCCTCGAAAGACAATGTGCTGCTTCCCCACCTCCTGAACAAGCTGCAGGAATGGTATCCCGGGGCCGCAGCATACACATCCGTACAGGATATGCTGAAAGACTGCGATGCCTACATCGCTACCGGCAGCAACAACTCTGCACGCTACTTCAACTATTATTTCGCCAAATACCCCCATATCATCCGCCGGAACCGTACATCCGTTGCCATACTTCAGGGCAATGAAACCCGGGAAGAACTGGAAGCCCTGGCAGATGACGTGATGTTATACTTCGGATTAGGCTGCAGGAACGTAACCAAAGTGTATGTACCGGAAGGATATACATTCGGCCCCCTGCTGGAAGCATTCACAAAGTATGCGTATATGGCGGACCACAATAAGTACAAGAACAACTTCGACTACAACCTCGCGCTGTTCCTCCTCAATACAACACCCTGCCTTACGAACGACAGCATACTGCTGCAGGAGAACGAAAGCATCTTCTCTCCCATCAGCGTACTGCACTACGGGTATTACAGCAACCGGGAGGAACTGGAAGCACAACTCAGGGAAAATGAAGATCTCCAATGCCTGGTGGCAAAGGATGCTATTCCATTTGGCCAGGCGCAGAAACCTTCGCTGAATGATTATGCAGATGGCGTGGATACCGCGGCCTTCCTGCGTTCCCTCTAA
- a CDS encoding 4Fe-4S dicluster domain-containing protein, giving the protein MAIKITDECINCGACEPECPNNAIYEGGVEWAMADGTTVKGSFTLMDGSVIDADQRNAPVSVDTYYIVPNKCTECQGFHEEPQCAAVCPVDCCVPDEMYQETVDDLMEKKSRLHL; this is encoded by the coding sequence ATGGCAATTAAGATAACAGACGAATGTATAAACTGCGGCGCATGTGAACCCGAATGCCCAAATAATGCCATTTATGAAGGCGGTGTAGAGTGGGCAATGGCTGATGGTACTACCGTTAAAGGATCCTTTACACTGATGGACGGATCGGTAATAGATGCTGATCAGCGTAATGCGCCTGTAAGTGTGGATACTTATTATATTGTTCCCAATAAATGTACAGAATGCCAGGGTTTCCATGAGGAACCTCAATGTGCGGCCGTTTGCCCGGTAGACTGCTGTGTGCCTGATGAAATGTACCAGGAAACAGTAGACGACCTGATGGAGAAGAAATCCAGGTTGCATCTTTAA
- a CDS encoding D-alanine--D-alanine ligase gives MKNIALVAGGYSGEYVISVQSAAVIEKNIDAALYTVYKIIITREGWNYTAPDGTVYAIDKNDFSLNIAGKKIVFDAVFIGIHGTPGEDGRLQGYFEMLDIPYTSCGMVTSALTFNKSYCNKVVAALDVVKVSRSAHIFRNKPYDTTAILQQLRLPVFVKPAEGGSSIGMSKVNKAEELEPAIIKAFKEDNQVLIEEFIKGTEVTCGMFFAKGQLHVLPLTEIRSTKEFFDYEAKYTPGITNEVTPAEIPEAAAEHIRTAGKELYHRLNCKGIVRADFILEEGTGNVYFLEINTMPGQSENSLVPQQVRAAGMTLQAFYGMLIEECLSNQ, from the coding sequence ATGAAAAATATAGCCCTGGTAGCCGGCGGATATTCCGGAGAATATGTAATATCCGTTCAGAGCGCCGCAGTGATCGAAAAGAACATCGATGCTGCTTTGTACACTGTTTACAAGATCATTATCACCAGGGAAGGGTGGAATTACACGGCCCCTGATGGTACTGTATATGCAATAGATAAGAATGATTTCAGCCTCAATATCGCCGGAAAGAAGATTGTGTTCGATGCGGTGTTCATTGGTATTCATGGTACACCGGGAGAAGATGGCCGCCTGCAGGGTTATTTTGAAATGCTGGATATCCCGTACACCAGCTGCGGTATGGTCACTTCCGCACTTACTTTCAACAAAAGCTATTGCAATAAGGTAGTGGCCGCACTGGATGTGGTGAAAGTGAGCCGTTCCGCGCATATCTTCCGGAATAAGCCGTATGATACCACCGCTATCCTGCAGCAATTGCGTTTGCCTGTATTTGTGAAACCCGCAGAAGGTGGCAGCAGCATCGGCATGAGCAAAGTGAATAAAGCGGAGGAGCTGGAACCGGCGATCATCAAAGCGTTTAAAGAAGATAACCAGGTATTGATAGAAGAATTCATCAAAGGCACGGAGGTGACCTGCGGAATGTTCTTTGCCAAAGGCCAGCTGCATGTATTGCCGCTCACGGAGATCCGCAGCACCAAGGAATTCTTTGATTATGAAGCGAAATACACGCCGGGGATCACCAATGAGGTAACCCCCGCTGAAATTCCGGAAGCGGCGGCGGAACATATCCGCACTGCCGGTAAGGAGTTATATCACCGCCTGAATTGCAAAGGCATTGTAAGGGCAGATTTTATACTGGAAGAAGGAACCGGGAATGTGTATTTCCTGGAAATAAACACCATGCCGGGCCAGAGTGAGAACAGCCTGGTGCCTCAGCAGGTACGCGCTGCAGGCATGACTTTACAGGCGTTTTACGGCATGCTTATTGAAGAATGCCTAAGCAATCAATAA
- a CDS encoding PASTA domain-containing protein — protein MKLFDKITKRSFGYNLLVIIGLIVLIGIIFFGSLGFFTRHGEVVTVPDIRGKSIKDAMAALEKLGFDVEVRDSIYIDTMPALLVYEQTPERGDVVKVGRTVYLTVNKVVPPMVPMPDLEGLTFRSAEMTLRARRLNIGDTIYKPDFATNTVLQQLLNGKPIKPGKEIPEGSNITLVLSSGTGSMENPVPEIVGLTYMEAKEVLAASNLNIGTVLIDGGVTDTLGAFVFKQSPARRNELHELNLIRAGESVDLWLSATRPVKDSAVAPVQKPAEEN, from the coding sequence ATGAAACTATTCGATAAGATCACTAAACGCTCCTTTGGCTATAACCTGCTGGTCATCATCGGGTTAATTGTGCTGATCGGCATCATCTTCTTTGGTTCGCTCGGTTTCTTCACCCGTCATGGCGAGGTGGTGACCGTACCGGATATAAGGGGTAAAAGTATTAAAGACGCCATGGCAGCCCTGGAAAAGCTGGGGTTCGATGTGGAAGTGCGGGATTCCATTTACATCGATACCATGCCGGCATTGCTGGTATATGAGCAAACACCCGAACGCGGGGATGTGGTAAAGGTGGGCCGTACAGTGTACCTCACTGTCAACAAAGTGGTGCCGCCCATGGTACCGATGCCTGACCTGGAAGGCCTTACCTTCCGCAGTGCGGAGATGACGCTGCGTGCCCGCCGCCTGAATATCGGGGATACGATCTATAAACCTGATTTTGCTACTAATACAGTATTACAGCAATTGCTGAACGGCAAACCTATCAAACCCGGGAAGGAAATTCCCGAGGGGAGTAACATCACCCTTGTGCTGAGCAGCGGTACGGGCAGCATGGAAAACCCGGTACCGGAAATAGTGGGGCTCACTTATATGGAAGCGAAGGAAGTACTGGCCGCCAGCAACCTCAATATCGGCACGGTGCTGATAGACGGTGGTGTAACAGATACCCTGGGTGCTTTTGTGTTCAAACAAAGCCCTGCCCGCAGGAATGAACTGCACGAGCTGAACCTGATCCGCGCCGGTGAAAGTGTAGACCTCTGGCTCTCTGCCACCCGCCCGGTGAAAGACAGTGCCGTGGCCCCGGTGCAGAAACCGGCTGAAGAAAACTAA
- a CDS encoding rhodanese-like domain-containing protein has translation MQNITAEELKQRMDNGEALNIVDVREPHEHAEFNIGGILIPLGDVRAMQIDEIEDLKDKEVIVYCKSGNRSGQAAMLLETMGFSNVVNLQGGMMRWREVIK, from the coding sequence ATGCAAAACATAACAGCAGAAGAACTGAAGCAGCGTATGGATAATGGTGAGGCGCTGAACATCGTGGACGTTCGTGAACCACATGAGCATGCGGAATTCAACATCGGTGGAATTCTGATACCGCTTGGCGACGTGCGTGCGATGCAGATAGATGAAATTGAAGACCTGAAAGATAAAGAAGTGATCGTTTACTGCAAAAGCGGTAACCGCAGTGGTCAGGCAGCCATGCTGCTGGAAACCATGGGGTTCAGTAATGTAGTGAACCTGCAGGGAGGAATGATGAGATGGCGCGAAGTCATTAAATAA
- a CDS encoding RidA family protein, producing the protein MQRLNISSGAPWEAKVGYSRAVRIGNVVEVSGTVSQDGDKVIGINDPYEQTKHALAKIEAALVKAGASLHDVIRTRIYVTDISQWEKIGRAHGEFFQAIRPATTMVEVSKLISPELLVEIEATAIVPSSKA; encoded by the coding sequence ATGCAACGTTTAAACATCAGTTCAGGAGCGCCCTGGGAAGCGAAAGTTGGTTATTCCCGCGCAGTGAGGATCGGTAATGTGGTGGAAGTATCCGGCACGGTTTCCCAGGACGGGGATAAAGTGATCGGTATCAACGATCCTTATGAACAAACAAAACATGCCCTTGCCAAAATTGAAGCGGCATTGGTGAAAGCAGGCGCTTCGCTGCATGATGTGATACGTACGCGTATATACGTAACCGATATCTCTCAATGGGAAAAGATCGGGCGTGCGCATGGGGAATTCTTTCAGGCTATCAGGCCGGCAACCACAATGGTGGAAGTGAGTAAGCTTATCAGCCCGGAACTACTGGTGGAGATTGAGGCCACTGCCATTGTACCTTCTTCCAAAGCATAA
- a CDS encoding type 1 glutamine amidotransferase: MKVAVLDLYEGVPNEGMRCIRELLIDFAEKQQIPLQVNEFEVRQQKQVPDLSYDAYISSGGPGSPVDSAGSEWEKVYFNWLNSVLAWNKVPGNRKKYVFLICHSFQIVCRYFELGQVVRRKSPAFGVFPVHKTAAGQEEPYFSGLNDPFYIVDSRNWQVISPDETKLKAMGATVLAIEKERPHVPLERATMAIRFNEYMTGTQFHPEADAVGMRKYLMSPAKKKRVTEEHGAEKYHNMLELLMEPDKILLTHDTLLPDFLQDALQHLYTKIIS; this comes from the coding sequence ATGAAAGTAGCCGTATTAGACCTGTACGAGGGCGTACCGAATGAAGGTATGCGCTGCATCCGCGAATTGCTGATCGATTTCGCAGAAAAGCAGCAGATCCCCCTGCAGGTAAATGAATTTGAAGTGCGCCAGCAAAAACAGGTGCCGGACCTCTCTTACGATGCATACATCTCAAGCGGCGGCCCCGGCAGCCCGGTAGACAGTGCCGGCAGCGAATGGGAAAAAGTTTATTTCAACTGGCTGAACAGTGTGCTGGCATGGAACAAAGTACCCGGTAACCGTAAAAAATATGTATTCCTGATCTGCCACTCCTTCCAGATAGTATGCAGGTATTTTGAGCTGGGGCAGGTGGTACGCCGCAAGTCTCCCGCCTTTGGTGTGTTTCCCGTACATAAAACAGCTGCAGGCCAGGAGGAGCCTTACTTTTCCGGGCTGAACGATCCCTTCTACATTGTGGATAGCCGTAACTGGCAGGTGATCAGCCCCGATGAAACAAAACTAAAGGCCATGGGTGCAACCGTGCTGGCTATTGAGAAGGAAAGGCCGCATGTACCGCTTGAACGGGCTACCATGGCCATCCGCTTCAATGAATACATGACCGGTACGCAATTCCATCCTGAAGCAGATGCCGTTGGCATGCGCAAATACCTCATGTCTCCTGCCAAAAAGAAAAGGGTAACAGAAGAACATGGTGCAGAGAAGTATCATAACATGCTGGAACTACTCATGGAGCCGGATAAGATCCTGCTCACCCACGATACCCTGCTGCCTGATTTCCTGCAGGACGCACTGCAACACCTGTATACTAAAATCATCTCATGA